A part of Anolis sagrei isolate rAnoSag1 chromosome 3, rAnoSag1.mat, whole genome shotgun sequence genomic DNA contains:
- the NDUFB8 gene encoding NADH dehydrogenase [ubiquinone] 1 beta subcomplex subunit 8, mitochondrial, translated as MALSAVRRAVRPWVVPRSSWAWKGAAPLGARAASDLTKDMLPGPYPKTPEERAAAARKYNMRVEDYEPYPDEGFGYGDYPKLPDRSQQERDPWYDWDHSDLRRNHGETMHWDFDMFLRTRVDTSPTPISWHIMRRYLFGFIGFMLVMFAVGEMYPSYQPVGPKQYPYNDLYLERGGDPKQPAPEVKHYEI; from the exons ATGGCGCTGTCGGCGGTTCGTCGCGCGGTGCGGCCTTGGGTTGTGCCAAGGAGCAGCTGGGCATGGAAGGGGGCGGCCCCGCTCGGCGCTCGTGCCG CTTCGGACTTGACCAAAGACATGCTTCCTGGGCCTTatcccaagactccagaggaaaGGGCAGCTGCAGCACGAAAGTACAACATGAGGGTGGAAGACTATGAGCCATATCCAGATGAAGGCTTTGG TTATGGTGATTATCCGAAACTTCCTGACCGATCCCAGCAAGAGAGAGATCCATGGTATGATTGGGATCATTCTGACCTGAGGCGTAACCATGGAGAGACA ATGCACTGGGATTTTGATATGTTTCTTCGGACACGGGTTGACACATCTCCCACACCAATATCCTGGCATATCATGCGTAGATACCTCTTTGGCTTTATTGGCTTCATGCTTGTCATGTTTGCCGTAGGCGAAATGTATCCCTCCTACCAGCCTGTG GGACCAAAGCAATATCCCTATAATGACCTCTATCTGGAACGAGGTGGAGATCCCAAACAGCCTGCACCAGAAGTCAAGCACTATGAGATTTGA